A DNA window from Pontimonas salivibrio contains the following coding sequences:
- a CDS encoding DivIVA domain-containing protein yields MDGVVLSFPEFRRAVRGYDPDEVSRFVGELQSRIDKLEQEQSEHARDNQRLSRELQEANERAGRAKPSFAELGSAFEETLRLAEAQSQKIVQEASAEATDVLANARSESTKMREDAAKESRKTVSEAQRAAEDLRLDSEREAAQLRQQAADEIAKATNTRTRAERAAATMISQAEKQVSEIKAEASRQVEQLKREASELLHAAQERAVATDASIRQQIDEAERARATIHEEADEYAQKAYQQADLHVQNAAKRATDLGQEADQVLKASQQRADDLTREARSYSERLISETVNRSRGIARDTEDLVNSMVSDAESHMSDLRRQQAMLDEYVQKMRRAASEVDLEITSLQAPSLEDMKPISPQAPAEAAESEEMLDAVEVPIEESRDK; encoded by the coding sequence GTGGATGGAGTTGTCTTGAGCTTTCCCGAATTTCGCCGAGCAGTGCGCGGCTATGACCCAGACGAGGTCAGCCGCTTCGTTGGCGAACTCCAAAGCCGAATTGACAAGCTCGAGCAGGAGCAGTCTGAGCACGCCAGAGACAACCAACGGCTCAGCCGTGAGCTTCAAGAAGCCAATGAACGTGCCGGCCGCGCGAAGCCCAGCTTCGCCGAATTAGGTTCCGCCTTCGAAGAGACTCTTCGCCTCGCAGAAGCCCAGTCTCAAAAGATTGTCCAAGAGGCGTCAGCTGAAGCGACTGATGTGTTGGCTAACGCCCGTAGCGAATCCACCAAGATGCGCGAAGACGCTGCGAAAGAGTCACGCAAGACCGTGTCGGAAGCACAGCGGGCAGCGGAGGACCTTCGCCTTGACAGTGAACGCGAAGCCGCTCAGCTGCGCCAGCAAGCTGCCGACGAAATTGCCAAAGCCACCAACACGCGTACCCGCGCGGAGCGCGCGGCCGCCACAATGATCAGCCAGGCCGAAAAACAGGTCTCTGAAATCAAAGCCGAAGCGTCCCGTCAGGTCGAACAGCTCAAACGTGAAGCATCCGAACTTCTCCACGCTGCCCAAGAACGCGCAGTGGCAACCGATGCATCCATTCGTCAACAGATTGACGAGGCGGAACGTGCTCGGGCCACTATCCATGAAGAGGCCGACGAATACGCCCAGAAGGCCTACCAACAAGCTGACCTGCACGTGCAAAACGCCGCCAAGCGCGCAACCGACCTCGGTCAGGAAGCCGACCAGGTCCTCAAAGCGTCCCAACAGCGAGCTGACGACCTCACCCGGGAAGCCAGGAGCTATTCGGAGCGACTCATATCTGAAACGGTTAATCGCTCTCGCGGTATTGCCCGCGACACTGAAGACTTGGTCAACTCGATGGTCAGCGATGCAGAAAGCCACATGAGTGACCTGCGCCGCCAGCAAGCGATGCTAGACGAATATGTGCAAAAGATGCGTCGCGCGGCCAGTGAAGTCGACCTCGAAATCACCAGCCTGCAGGCACCGAGCCTTGAAGATATGAAGCCGATTTCTCCGCAAGCTCCGGCTGAAGCCGCCGAGTCGGAAGAAATGCTTGACGCCGTTGAGGTTCCCATCGAGGAATCTCGCGACAAGTAA
- a CDS encoding response regulator has product MVARRAMVVEDHPMTRGLVADALSHNGFEVTAVAGAEDAVAQFDECDPDLLVADVHLGSPPSGSELALILATRAPHLAVVLMSNYPASHLAREAKAIPAHTVVASKQQVTNQGELLSVVEAALRNRQPQLLEPQPSSPFAQEAASLTTPQMEVWRLIAAGLSNAAIAEHRGTTVAATERIVTRLFARLGVDGSASLNARVAAAREYIALFGPPDQVI; this is encoded by the coding sequence ATGGTGGCTCGGCGTGCAATGGTTGTCGAAGATCACCCCATGACCCGGGGGTTAGTAGCGGATGCGCTTAGCCACAACGGCTTTGAGGTGACCGCGGTGGCGGGAGCCGAAGACGCTGTCGCCCAATTCGACGAGTGTGACCCCGACCTTCTGGTCGCCGATGTTCATCTGGGTTCACCGCCCTCCGGTAGTGAATTGGCGCTGATTCTTGCCACCAGGGCGCCCCACCTGGCCGTTGTCTTAATGAGCAATTATCCGGCCTCACACCTGGCGAGAGAAGCCAAAGCAATTCCCGCGCACACCGTGGTGGCCAGCAAACAACAAGTCACTAACCAGGGCGAACTCTTGAGCGTCGTCGAAGCTGCGCTTCGAAACCGTCAACCGCAGTTACTGGAGCCACAACCAAGCTCACCTTTCGCGCAGGAAGCAGCTTCCCTCACCACACCCCAAATGGAGGTCTGGCGACTCATCGCGGCAGGGTTATCCAATGCCGCCATTGCCGAACATCGGGGCACCACTGTGGCGGCCACCGAGAGAATAGTGACGCGACTTTTTGCCCGTTTGGGAGTGGACGGAAGTGCCTCGCTCAACGCCCGAGTTGCGGCAGCGAGGGAATACATCGCCCTTTTTGGTCCACCCGATCAGGTGATCTAG
- a CDS encoding Fpg/Nei family DNA glycosylase, with protein MPEGHTVHRVAGLFRRSFVGHALAASSPQGRFREGAALLDGLVMDDAWAVGKQFFAAFGGDWVLRVHLGIYGAWSVHGVTENESLGAPRAPRRVEEGLRQVDAEDFPPEPVGQVRLRLAGPSVVADLRGPTACELMRPGDASELASTLGPDPLVGSDTVNRQRFIERMAKTSTPVGIALMNQKIVSGIGNVYRAELLFRHRLDPFQPARSLSTEQLEALWDDWGVLLRRGVKTGVMVTRDDLTPAGAKKALRARAFRHFVYKREGEPCLVCGHHVVMAPMQARKLYYCPHCQARH; from the coding sequence ATGCCTGAGGGCCACACCGTTCACCGGGTTGCCGGGCTCTTTCGTCGCTCGTTCGTCGGCCACGCGTTAGCGGCGTCTTCACCGCAGGGACGTTTCCGCGAGGGAGCGGCGCTACTGGACGGTCTGGTCATGGATGACGCCTGGGCTGTAGGCAAACAGTTTTTTGCGGCCTTCGGGGGCGACTGGGTGCTGCGGGTACATTTGGGTATTTACGGTGCGTGGAGTGTTCACGGTGTGACGGAAAACGAGTCGTTGGGAGCACCGAGAGCGCCACGTCGCGTGGAGGAAGGGCTCAGACAAGTTGACGCTGAAGACTTTCCACCGGAGCCGGTGGGTCAAGTGCGTCTGCGCCTGGCGGGACCATCTGTTGTGGCGGATTTGCGGGGCCCCACCGCCTGTGAGCTGATGAGGCCAGGGGACGCCTCAGAGCTGGCTTCGACGCTCGGGCCAGACCCGTTGGTCGGTTCAGACACCGTCAACCGTCAACGCTTTATTGAGCGAATGGCGAAAACGTCCACACCGGTCGGAATCGCGTTGATGAATCAGAAAATTGTCAGCGGAATTGGCAATGTGTATCGAGCCGAACTGCTGTTTCGCCACAGGCTCGATCCTTTTCAACCTGCCCGCTCGCTCAGCACAGAGCAACTAGAGGCTCTATGGGACGACTGGGGGGTGTTACTGAGGCGCGGTGTGAAAACGGGTGTCATGGTCACAAGGGACGATCTCACCCCCGCGGGGGCAAAAAAGGCCCTGCGCGCTCGAGCGTTTCGACACTTTGTGTATAAACGTGAGGGGGAGCCTTGCCTGGTGTGTGGCCACCACGTCGTGATGGCCCCGATGCAGGCGAGGAAGCTTTACTACTGCCCGCACTGTCAGGCCAGGCATTAG
- the pepN gene encoding aminopeptidase N has product MPGENLTRKEAKSRARDLTTRSYLLDIDLSQAASSDTFRTHATIHFLATAGKPTFIDALAHVVHRVTLNGRELVVDDVFDGSRIALDDLGAENELVIEADFSYTNTGEGLHKFVDPVDGEVYLYSQFEVPDSRRVFPVFEQPDLKATFEFQIRAPQGWTVVSNQATPEAKQDQGSLVFSFSPTPRISSYITALIAGPYQVVRDELTSSQGKTVPLGIYARQSLFEYLDPDYLFDVTKKGFAYFEEKFSYPYPFDKYDQLFVPEFNAGAMENAGAVTFTENYVFRGEVSDAMRERRVVTVLHELAHMWFGDLVTMRWWNDLWLNESFAEWASTIATAEATEWTEAWTTFQAMEKNWAYRQDQLPSTHPIVATINDLEDVQVNFDGITYAKGGSVLKQLVAWVGRDAFFQGVANYFHKHAWLNTELRDLLSELEVTSGRDLSGWSKKWLETAGVNTLRPEMTVDSDGVLTSFAIVQTAPEDWPTIRPHRLAIGVYRDTGSAVERVHRVECDVDGPRTEITELVGVHRSDMILINDDDLAYAKIRLDEQSEAFAREHLDKIASPLARSLVWSATWDATRDGEMPARDFRKLIVANLEAETESTTVRTVLGQLRVVSTIYADPATTRQAQSEVADRLWEMTLAATPGSDNQFQFLKAFSQMATTSEHAGILRGLRDGSTVLPKRPLDTDLHWDVLGGLVLLGEAGAEEITAQREMDNTSNGHQAAARLHAMIPTPEAKANTFNTLISDETMPNALVRAATIGYTHVNDASLLEGLVAPYFEQLSSIWESRSYKMAEYLVEGLFPAPLASAALEEACVEWLAENDGPPALRRMIEENLAGVIRARTAQQRDLNAG; this is encoded by the coding sequence TTGCCCGGTGAGAACCTGACCCGTAAAGAGGCCAAGTCCCGCGCAAGGGATCTCACCACACGTTCCTACCTGCTGGACATTGACCTGTCTCAGGCCGCCTCGTCAGACACTTTTCGCACCCACGCCACCATCCACTTTCTCGCGACCGCCGGTAAGCCAACGTTCATCGATGCGCTTGCCCATGTCGTTCACCGAGTGACCTTGAACGGTCGTGAACTAGTGGTCGATGACGTCTTCGACGGATCCCGCATTGCTTTAGATGACTTAGGCGCCGAAAACGAACTGGTGATTGAGGCTGATTTTTCCTACACAAACACCGGCGAAGGTCTGCACAAGTTTGTCGACCCTGTCGACGGTGAGGTGTACCTCTACAGCCAGTTCGAAGTGCCCGATTCGAGGCGAGTGTTTCCGGTCTTCGAACAGCCCGACCTCAAGGCCACGTTCGAGTTTCAGATCAGGGCGCCACAAGGCTGGACCGTGGTGAGCAACCAGGCCACACCTGAGGCCAAGCAGGATCAGGGCTCCCTCGTGTTTTCTTTCTCCCCCACACCCCGCATTTCCAGCTACATCACCGCGCTTATTGCGGGTCCCTACCAGGTGGTGCGGGACGAACTCACCAGCTCTCAGGGCAAAACGGTTCCTCTAGGTATTTACGCCAGACAGTCACTGTTTGAGTATTTGGATCCGGACTACCTCTTTGACGTCACCAAAAAAGGTTTCGCCTACTTTGAGGAAAAGTTTTCCTACCCGTACCCCTTTGATAAGTACGACCAGTTGTTCGTGCCCGAATTTAACGCTGGGGCAATGGAAAACGCAGGCGCAGTGACCTTCACCGAAAACTACGTCTTCCGAGGTGAAGTGTCTGACGCGATGCGCGAGCGACGCGTTGTCACCGTCCTTCACGAGCTTGCCCACATGTGGTTTGGTGACTTGGTCACCATGCGCTGGTGGAACGACCTGTGGCTCAATGAGTCGTTTGCGGAATGGGCATCCACTATCGCCACAGCCGAAGCAACAGAGTGGACAGAGGCGTGGACCACTTTCCAAGCGATGGAAAAAAACTGGGCCTACCGCCAAGATCAGTTGCCCTCAACCCACCCCATTGTGGCGACGATCAACGACTTAGAAGACGTCCAAGTGAACTTCGACGGCATCACCTACGCCAAGGGTGGTTCTGTGTTGAAACAACTGGTTGCCTGGGTGGGCCGCGATGCCTTTTTCCAAGGCGTCGCGAACTATTTCCACAAACACGCCTGGCTGAACACCGAACTTCGTGACCTGCTCTCCGAATTGGAAGTTACCAGCGGTCGGGACCTTTCTGGTTGGTCCAAGAAATGGCTAGAAACTGCCGGTGTCAATACTCTGCGACCCGAAATGACTGTCGATTCCGACGGCGTATTGACCTCATTTGCCATTGTTCAAACTGCGCCGGAAGATTGGCCCACCATTCGCCCGCACCGTCTCGCCATTGGCGTCTACCGTGACACCGGATCGGCCGTCGAGCGTGTTCACCGAGTGGAGTGTGACGTCGACGGTCCACGCACGGAAATCACCGAACTGGTGGGTGTTCACCGCAGTGACATGATTCTCATCAACGACGACGATTTGGCATACGCCAAGATCCGACTGGATGAGCAATCTGAAGCGTTTGCCCGTGAGCATTTAGACAAGATCGCCTCCCCGCTTGCACGCTCCCTGGTGTGGTCAGCGACCTGGGATGCCACCCGGGATGGCGAAATGCCCGCCCGGGATTTCCGGAAACTGATTGTGGCCAACCTCGAAGCGGAAACAGAAAGCACCACAGTGCGCACCGTTCTCGGGCAATTGCGTGTGGTCAGCACCATTTACGCGGACCCCGCGACCACCAGGCAAGCACAGAGTGAGGTTGCCGATCGTCTCTGGGAGATGACCTTGGCGGCCACACCAGGAAGTGACAACCAATTCCAGTTCCTGAAAGCGTTCAGCCAAATGGCGACCACTTCAGAGCACGCCGGTATTCTGCGCGGTCTTCGAGACGGTTCCACTGTGTTGCCCAAACGCCCTCTTGATACCGATCTGCACTGGGATGTCCTGGGTGGTCTTGTCCTCCTGGGTGAAGCAGGCGCAGAAGAGATCACTGCCCAACGAGAGATGGACAACACCTCCAACGGACACCAGGCAGCCGCTCGACTCCACGCAATGATTCCCACCCCTGAAGCGAAAGCAAACACTTTCAACACGCTGATCAGCGATGAGACAATGCCCAACGCGCTCGTGCGTGCCGCCACAATCGGCTACACCCACGTCAATGATGCGTCCCTGCTGGAAGGCCTGGTTGCGCCCTACTTTGAGCAGTTGAGCTCAATCTGGGAATCCCGCAGCTACAAAATGGCCGAGTATCTCGTCGAAGGTCTCTTCCCCGCTCCCCTGGCCTCAGCCGCGCTGGAGGAGGCCTGCGTGGAGTGGCTCGCCGAGAACGACGGCCCGCCGGCCCTTCGCAGGATGATCGAAGAGAACTTGGCCGGTGTGATTCGTGCTCGCACCGCACAACAGCGCGACCTCAACGCTGGCTGA
- a CDS encoding ribose-5-phosphate isomerase, with amino-acid sequence MRIHLATDHAGLELLRDLADHLEGGGHEVIDHGPTVFDALDDYPGFCIAAGQAVVADQLAGVEALGIVLGGSGNGEQIAANKVPGVRAALIWNRDTAVLAREHNDANVAAIGARQHGFDEAVMLIEAFIATAFSGDERHVRRISQIRHFETSGDVPASGQTF; translated from the coding sequence ATGCGCATTCACTTAGCAACCGACCATGCCGGCCTTGAATTGCTGCGCGATCTGGCCGACCACTTGGAAGGCGGGGGACACGAAGTCATCGATCATGGGCCCACAGTTTTTGACGCACTTGATGACTACCCAGGGTTCTGCATTGCGGCCGGGCAGGCAGTGGTGGCCGATCAGTTGGCGGGCGTGGAGGCTCTCGGAATTGTCTTGGGTGGCTCGGGAAATGGTGAACAAATTGCCGCAAATAAAGTCCCCGGGGTACGAGCAGCGTTAATTTGGAATCGCGACACAGCGGTTTTGGCTCGGGAACACAACGACGCGAACGTGGCGGCTATTGGGGCCAGGCAGCACGGTTTTGATGAGGCGGTGATGCTCATTGAGGCGTTCATCGCCACCGCGTTTAGCGGTGATGAGCGGCACGTTCGGAGGATCAGCCAGATTCGCCACTTCGAGACCAGCGGGGACGTTCCCGCCTCCGGTCAGACTTTCTAA
- a CDS encoding globin, translating into MGFKVSEVPPNGQPPTQQRSLSDGVSDSIGGAAPSFYEQIGGHATFDKLVRRFYEGIKSDPVLAPMYPEDDMEGAIWRLTAFLEQYWGGPTTYSEQRGHPRLRMRHQPFKVNPDAKERWLGHMEVAVNELELPELQRATLWDYLERAALSMVNTFEN; encoded by the coding sequence ATGGGATTCAAGGTGTCCGAAGTGCCACCAAACGGGCAGCCACCGACGCAGCAGAGAAGCCTGAGTGATGGCGTGAGTGACAGTATCGGTGGCGCTGCGCCATCGTTTTATGAACAAATCGGCGGCCATGCCACGTTTGACAAGCTGGTGCGCCGCTTTTACGAGGGCATTAAAAGCGACCCCGTTCTTGCCCCCATGTATCCCGAGGATGACATGGAGGGAGCCATTTGGCGCCTCACCGCGTTTCTTGAGCAGTATTGGGGTGGACCCACCACCTACTCCGAGCAGCGGGGTCACCCGCGTCTGCGGATGCGACACCAGCCTTTTAAAGTCAACCCGGATGCGAAAGAGCGTTGGCTAGGACACATGGAAGTGGCCGTGAATGAGTTGGAGCTTCCGGAGCTTCAACGCGCCACCCTGTGGGACTATCTGGAGCGCGCAGCACTGAGCATGGTCAATACTTTCGAGAATTAA
- the ettA gene encoding energy-dependent translational throttle protein EttA: MAEFVYTMIKARKTVGDKVILDDVTMSFYPGAKIGMVGPNGAGKSTILKIMAGLDEPSNGDATLSPGYSVGILMQEPELDETKTVIENVRDGVREIYSKVERFNEISAEMANPDADFDALMAEMGTLQEAIDAADAWDLDSQLEQALDALRCPPSDESITHLSGGEKRRVALCKLLLEKPDLLLLDEPTNHLDAESVLWLEQHLSKYHGAVIAITHDRYFLDHVAQWIAEVDRGRLYPYEGNYTTYLEKKAERLQVQGKKDQKLAKRLAEELDWVRSNQKGRQAKSKARLSRYEEMADEAERTKKLDFEEIQIPPGPRLGAMVLEAHNLNKGFGDRVLIDGLSFSLPRNGIVGIIGPNGVGKSTLFKTIVGLEPLDGGELKIGESVKISYVDQGRSGIDPNKSLWEVVSDGLDIIQVGNVEIPSRAYVSSFGFKGPDQQKKAGVLSGGERNRLNLALTLKQGGNLLLLDEPTNDLDVETLSSLENALLEFPGCAVVITHDRWFLDRVATHILAYEGTEANPANWYWFEGNFEAYEENKIERLGPEAATPHRSTYRKLTRD; the protein is encoded by the coding sequence ATGGCCGAATTCGTTTACACCATGATCAAAGCCCGCAAAACAGTGGGAGACAAGGTCATCCTCGACGATGTCACCATGTCGTTCTACCCCGGAGCGAAGATCGGCATGGTGGGCCCTAACGGGGCCGGTAAATCAACCATCCTGAAAATCATGGCTGGGCTCGATGAGCCCAGCAACGGCGATGCCACCCTCAGCCCCGGCTACAGCGTCGGCATCTTGATGCAAGAACCGGAACTTGATGAAACCAAGACGGTCATCGAAAACGTCCGCGACGGTGTGCGAGAAATCTATTCCAAAGTCGAGCGGTTCAACGAAATTTCCGCCGAGATGGCAAACCCCGATGCTGACTTTGACGCGCTGATGGCAGAAATGGGCACGCTTCAAGAAGCGATTGATGCCGCCGACGCATGGGATCTTGACTCCCAGTTAGAGCAGGCGCTGGACGCCCTGCGCTGCCCACCCTCCGACGAGTCCATCACGCACCTCTCCGGTGGAGAAAAACGCCGCGTGGCACTGTGCAAACTGTTGCTGGAAAAACCAGACCTGCTGTTGCTTGATGAGCCCACCAACCACCTCGATGCCGAAAGCGTGTTGTGGTTAGAGCAGCACCTCTCGAAGTACCACGGTGCGGTCATCGCCATCACACACGATCGCTACTTCTTGGACCACGTGGCCCAGTGGATTGCTGAAGTTGACCGTGGTCGCCTCTACCCCTACGAAGGCAACTACACGACGTATTTGGAGAAGAAAGCCGAGCGTCTCCAAGTCCAAGGCAAAAAAGACCAAAAACTGGCGAAGCGACTGGCCGAAGAACTCGACTGGGTGCGAAGCAACCAAAAAGGTCGTCAAGCGAAATCCAAAGCGCGACTCTCGCGTTATGAGGAGATGGCTGACGAGGCGGAGCGCACCAAGAAGCTCGACTTCGAAGAAATTCAGATTCCGCCCGGGCCTCGCCTGGGTGCCATGGTGCTCGAAGCCCACAACCTCAACAAAGGCTTCGGCGATCGTGTCCTCATTGATGGACTGAGTTTCAGTCTTCCCCGAAACGGCATTGTCGGAATTATTGGACCCAACGGTGTCGGAAAGTCGACCCTGTTTAAAACCATTGTGGGGCTCGAACCCTTAGACGGCGGCGAGCTCAAAATTGGTGAGAGTGTCAAAATCAGTTACGTCGACCAAGGTCGCTCGGGCATTGACCCCAACAAGAGCCTGTGGGAAGTGGTTTCTGACGGCCTGGACATCATCCAGGTCGGAAACGTCGAAATTCCTTCCCGCGCCTACGTCTCCAGCTTTGGTTTCAAGGGTCCCGACCAGCAGAAGAAAGCGGGGGTGCTCTCCGGTGGAGAGCGAAACCGTCTCAACCTCGCCCTCACCCTGAAACAGGGTGGCAACTTGTTGCTTCTTGACGAACCCACAAACGACCTCGATGTGGAAACCCTCTCCAGCCTGGAAAACGCCCTCTTGGAGTTCCCCGGCTGTGCGGTGGTGATTACCCACGATCGGTGGTTCCTCGACCGAGTCGCCACCCACATCTTGGCCTACGAAGGCACTGAAGCAAACCCAGCGAACTGGTACTGGTTTGAAGGAAACTTCGAAGCCTACGAAGAAAACAAGATCGAGCGTTTAGGACCCGAAGCGGCCACACCACACCGTTCGACCTATCGCAAACTAACCCGCGACTAA
- a CDS encoding mechanosensitive ion channel family protein, protein MDDQEPEWWITVVEFFGDNERVAQIVLTLLSGVIAIVLLRVAISRIVNRVVTDVKKRHGAEDTQALTMSPVEAMRQVQRTRTLGSVLNSFAGWTVGIVVVLMVLAEAGVSVTPLIASAGILGAAIGFGAQSLVRDVLNGLFMVFEDQLGVGDVVNVGEVSGVVERLGVRVTEIRDVDGTLWFVRNGEIIRVGNYSQDWARVVVDIPIPYESDVSEVQDRLLDTAKAFSQHPDWRRKVLAEPEIWGIESISAEALVVRMVVKVRGGEQWAAKRALHAEIKKALDHEGIDLPPLNRMVLDGIQGVRSATKRAATDAAEKPE, encoded by the coding sequence ATGGATGATCAAGAGCCCGAGTGGTGGATTACGGTCGTAGAGTTTTTTGGTGACAACGAGCGTGTCGCCCAGATTGTGTTGACTCTTCTCAGTGGGGTTATCGCCATCGTGTTGTTGCGCGTCGCAATCAGCCGAATCGTCAACCGAGTTGTCACCGATGTGAAAAAGCGCCACGGAGCCGAAGACACCCAGGCGCTTACGATGAGTCCTGTTGAGGCGATGCGGCAGGTGCAACGCACCAGAACGTTAGGGTCCGTGCTGAATTCCTTCGCGGGTTGGACCGTCGGCATTGTGGTGGTCTTGATGGTCCTTGCGGAAGCGGGAGTATCCGTCACACCTCTGATTGCCAGTGCCGGAATCCTGGGGGCGGCGATTGGTTTTGGGGCTCAATCCCTCGTGCGTGATGTGCTGAACGGGCTATTCATGGTCTTTGAAGACCAATTGGGCGTAGGTGATGTGGTGAACGTGGGTGAAGTCTCCGGAGTCGTTGAGCGCCTAGGGGTTCGGGTGACTGAAATCAGAGACGTCGACGGGACCCTGTGGTTTGTCCGAAACGGAGAAATCATTCGTGTGGGCAACTACAGTCAAGACTGGGCCAGGGTGGTAGTCGATATCCCCATCCCCTACGAGTCTGACGTCTCAGAAGTTCAAGACCGCCTGTTGGACACCGCAAAAGCGTTTAGCCAACATCCTGACTGGCGACGGAAAGTCCTGGCGGAGCCGGAGATTTGGGGCATCGAATCTATTTCTGCTGAAGCTCTCGTGGTTCGCATGGTGGTGAAAGTCCGCGGTGGTGAACAGTGGGCGGCCAAACGTGCCCTGCACGCCGAGATCAAGAAGGCTTTGGACCACGAAGGCATCGATTTGCCACCTCTGAACCGTATGGTCCTTGATGGGATTCAAGGTGTCCGAAGTGCCACCAAACGGGCAGCCACCGACGCAGCAGAGAAGCCTGAGTGA
- a CDS encoding amidohydrolase — MILRRATLFDQPERGLVDVRVRGGLIDHIGAAGSIEADAALEEHDLDGRVLAPGLWDEHVHLGSWAEYRRRVSLEAAESAVEAAQLMATATAEAANTADVMIGAGFRDGLWSDPKTAALLDQFSGAQPWVLWSIDLHSVWLNTAAAEMLGHAEALPEGVLREREAFGLAEKLASVDGDSRDQWVADALVAASARGVVGIVDFDFDDNHANWQRRRLGRDDWGTRVHYAVYPDYLEQAIGRGDQTGKPVAPGVSVGYLKVITDGSLNTRTAYCCQPYRGIPGEEFGAMNYPVAELEALMVRGKDAGLSPAFHAIGDEANRVVLDLFEAVGVPGRIEHAQLLRDVDFSRFATLGVTASVQPQHAVDDREVADHYWSDRTDRVIAIRSLLDAGAHVVFGSDAPVSSLDPLAQIAAAVARTDDDRSSWVAAQRIGVRAAFRASARNDVAVGEPADLAVLGADPLWLGRAFASDPSRLAQALRELPVELTVVEGRVTHSTLSR; from the coding sequence ATGATTCTTCGCCGCGCGACCCTCTTTGATCAACCGGAGCGCGGCCTCGTCGATGTGCGTGTGCGCGGTGGCCTTATTGATCACATTGGTGCAGCCGGCTCAATCGAGGCGGATGCTGCCCTAGAAGAACACGATCTCGATGGCCGCGTCCTTGCCCCTGGCCTCTGGGATGAACACGTCCACTTGGGGTCGTGGGCTGAGTATCGCCGCCGGGTGTCCCTAGAAGCTGCCGAATCGGCTGTGGAAGCAGCACAGTTAATGGCGACAGCCACAGCCGAAGCAGCCAACACTGCCGATGTGATGATTGGTGCCGGGTTTCGAGATGGCCTGTGGTCGGATCCGAAAACCGCGGCGCTGCTGGATCAGTTTTCGGGTGCACAGCCGTGGGTGTTGTGGAGTATCGACTTGCACTCGGTGTGGTTAAACACCGCAGCAGCCGAAATGCTGGGCCATGCTGAAGCCCTACCCGAAGGTGTCCTTCGGGAGCGCGAAGCGTTCGGCTTAGCCGAAAAGCTCGCCAGTGTGGATGGCGATAGCCGCGACCAGTGGGTGGCTGATGCGCTTGTGGCCGCTTCTGCCAGGGGTGTTGTCGGAATTGTCGATTTTGATTTCGATGACAACCACGCCAACTGGCAACGCCGCCGACTAGGACGCGACGATTGGGGCACTCGCGTGCATTACGCGGTGTATCCGGATTACTTAGAGCAGGCCATTGGGCGCGGGGATCAGACCGGAAAACCGGTCGCGCCAGGAGTCAGTGTCGGCTACTTGAAAGTCATCACCGACGGTTCACTCAACACCCGCACTGCCTACTGCTGTCAGCCCTACCGCGGTATCCCCGGTGAGGAGTTCGGGGCGATGAACTATCCGGTAGCGGAACTAGAGGCGCTCATGGTTCGCGGCAAAGACGCTGGTCTTTCCCCCGCCTTTCACGCGATCGGTGACGAAGCCAATCGTGTCGTCCTTGACCTCTTCGAGGCGGTCGGAGTGCCGGGGCGAATCGAACACGCGCAACTTCTTCGCGATGTGGATTTTTCCCGGTTTGCCACCCTCGGTGTGACGGCAAGCGTCCAACCTCAGCACGCTGTCGACGACAGGGAAGTCGCCGACCACTATTGGAGTGACCGAACCGACCGGGTCATTGCCATACGGTCTCTGCTCGATGCCGGTGCTCACGTGGTTTTTGGTTCAGACGCCCCCGTCTCCTCGCTGGACCCTCTGGCGCAAATAGCGGCTGCAGTGGCGAGAACCGATGACGACCGTTCGTCCTGGGTCGCCGCTCAACGCATTGGGGTTCGAGCGGCCTTCCGGGCATCGGCCAGAAATGATGTCGCTGTGGGCGAGCCGGCCGATCTCGCGGTGTTAGGCGCGGACCCGCTCTGGTTGGGAAGAGCCTTTGCCAGTGATCCCAGTCGGCTCGCTCAGGCCTTGCGTGAGCTTCCCGTGGAGCTGACGGTAGTTGAAGGCCGCGTGACGCACAGCACCCTCAGTCGTTAA